One segment of Deltaproteobacteria bacterium DNA contains the following:
- a CDS encoding acetoacetate decarboxylase family protein produces the protein MTRSPFFEGLSRIPIRIAGHDAAVPFLIYDGDVMTAVFAARYRELRRLLPDARFVPARIAPGVGIIAVNAGEYRRTDVGPYNELVVSIMLNEPPFWLNFPGRALLGAHRRRQYHAFVQRVAVNTPVSFAGGEFYGFPKFMARVEFSESGDERVCRVMQDGQQILTLRGKRLATPHREEIQTFCHLWSDRQPQSCEFKINALAFGGTSTPLAASIDISSSHPVAVELSQLLLWRRAIHFRRITRFEGILYGPDRHSLALLRKARDLVAEGDLAVLSA, from the coding sequence ATGACACGATCACCGTTCTTCGAGGGGCTCAGCCGGATCCCGATTCGGATCGCGGGGCACGACGCCGCCGTGCCGTTCCTCATCTACGACGGGGACGTCATGACTGCCGTGTTCGCGGCCAGATATCGGGAGCTCCGTCGGTTGCTGCCGGACGCACGGTTCGTGCCCGCCCGGATCGCACCGGGGGTCGGCATCATCGCCGTCAACGCCGGCGAGTATCGGCGGACCGACGTCGGCCCGTACAACGAACTCGTGGTATCGATCATGCTAAACGAGCCGCCGTTCTGGCTGAACTTCCCGGGCCGCGCGCTGCTCGGCGCCCATCGCCGCCGGCAGTATCACGCCTTCGTCCAGCGCGTGGCCGTGAACACGCCCGTCAGCTTCGCGGGCGGCGAGTTCTATGGCTTCCCGAAGTTCATGGCGCGCGTGGAGTTCAGCGAGAGCGGCGACGAGCGGGTCTGTCGGGTCATGCAGGACGGCCAGCAGATCCTCACCCTGCGCGGAAAGAGGCTCGCGACTCCGCACCGGGAGGAGATCCAGACGTTCTGCCATCTGTGGTCCGACCGCCAGCCGCAGAGCTGCGAGTTCAAGATCAACGCGCTCGCGTTCGGAGGAACGTCGACGCCGCTGGCGGCCTCGATCGACATTTCATCGAGCCACCCTGTTGCGGTTGAGCTCAGCCAGCTCCTGCTCTGGCGGCGCGCGATCCACTTCCGGCGCATCACCCGCTTCGAGGGCATCCTGTACGGGCCCGATCGCCATTCGCTCGCGCTCTTGCGGAAGGCGCGCGATCTCGTGGCCGAGGGCGACCTGGCGGTGCTGTCGGCATGA
- a CDS encoding SRPBCC family protein, whose product MSPRRRARSTAARTSALGAAVLAATFLPAGTAAASPAAVAASCVACGERGPVSRRALSEDAWRAIADGEVVTSSIREPSPDETARASVEVTGLVLHPPDHVWAVLTDFEAQARWQPGIEETRVVRTEGDRIWVDERLRFFLVGVRYRMIYRLEPEVGSISWTVDETTPHDIGATSGAWMLEPTAGRRSTLLTYRAAIDTGRRVPTFIASFLLQHSLPKLIVGLRAEVDQRFGAARPADRAGADGSPAAPLMVEPLPTAGGELPRTAPEHESGDRATHVGTAPTLHSQRTTRTSGR is encoded by the coding sequence ATGAGCCCGCGGCGACGAGCCCGCTCGACGGCCGCCCGGACGTCGGCGCTTGGCGCGGCCGTTCTCGCGGCGACGTTCTTGCCCGCGGGAACGGCGGCCGCGTCGCCCGCGGCTGTCGCCGCGTCGTGCGTCGCGTGTGGCGAGCGCGGACCGGTATCGCGCCGGGCTCTCTCGGAGGACGCCTGGCGGGCGATCGCCGACGGCGAGGTCGTCACCTCGAGCATCCGCGAGCCGAGCCCGGACGAGACGGCGCGCGCGTCCGTCGAGGTTACCGGGCTCGTGCTGCATCCGCCGGACCACGTCTGGGCGGTGCTGACGGACTTCGAGGCACAAGCACGCTGGCAGCCGGGTATCGAGGAGACGCGTGTCGTCCGGACCGAAGGCGATCGCATCTGGGTCGACGAGCGTCTGCGCTTCTTCCTCGTGGGAGTTCGGTATCGGATGATCTACCGGCTCGAGCCCGAAGTGGGCTCGATCAGCTGGACGGTCGACGAGACCACGCCGCACGACATCGGGGCGACGTCCGGCGCGTGGATGCTCGAGCCGACGGCCGGCCGACGGAGCACGCTGCTCACGTATCGCGCCGCGATTGACACCGGTCGCCGCGTGCCCACGTTCATCGCGTCGTTCCTTTTGCAACACTCGCTGCCGAAGCTCATCGTCGGCCTGCGAGCCGAAGTGGATCAGCGCTTCGGCGCGGCACGGCCCGCGGACCGTGCGGGCGCGGACGGGTCGCCCGCCGCGCCACTGATGGTAGAGCCCCTGCCAACGGCGGGCGGGGAGTTGCCACGAACGGCGCCGGAACACGAGTCGGGAGACCGTGCGACGCACGTCGGCACGGCCCCGACCTTGCACTCGCAACGCACCACTCGGACATCGGGGAGATGA
- a CDS encoding TetR family transcriptional regulator, which yields MAGASTREIARLARVPLGAVHYYWGSKKGLRDAVFARLIERFGKTLMGKLVPGDTPGKVLDSLTDAFFDLLVANRDAARLLVREILEPPDPQLEQLFEALASFGLGAFREFDGTTGRDDAVAVFVVAGAFLAAIANETTQEMFLGGSVFRSRAARERIRGELKRLARSAFGVSE from the coding sequence TTGGCCGGCGCGTCGACCCGTGAGATCGCGCGGCTCGCCCGCGTGCCGCTGGGCGCGGTTCACTACTATTGGGGCAGCAAGAAGGGCCTACGAGACGCGGTCTTCGCCCGCCTGATCGAGCGCTTCGGCAAGACCCTGATGGGGAAGCTCGTGCCCGGCGACACGCCGGGGAAGGTGCTCGACAGCCTGACCGATGCGTTTTTCGACCTTTTGGTAGCGAACCGGGACGCCGCCCGGCTGCTCGTCCGCGAGATCCTCGAGCCGCCCGATCCGCAGCTAGAGCAGCTGTTCGAGGCCCTGGCCTCGTTCGGCTTGGGTGCGTTCCGCGAGTTCGACGGGACGACCGGCCGCGACGATGCCGTCGCCGTCTTCGTGGTCGCCGGAGCCTTTCTCGCTGCGATCGCCAACGAGACGACCCAGGAGATGTTTCTCGGCGGCAGCGTATTCAGATCGCGCGCCGCCCGTGAGCGCATCCGCGGCGAGCTGAAGCGCCTCGCCCGCTCGGCGTTCGGGGTGTCGGAGTAG
- a CDS encoding 4'-phosphopantetheinyl transferase superfamily protein, with protein MKRSRPTLAIRRLEDVPRREQWDRHHEGGRAALRDVLGHHGVEAAVTVDPEHGYLCLLDDAGCRLPWFANVSHTAGLAVAVLASSPVGVDVERVDRDPTRAVARFLSRRDRERLARFCPHDVTGELVLWTGKEASLGITRRHS; from the coding sequence GTGAAGCGCTCCCGGCCGACTTTGGCGATTCGGCGCCTGGAAGACGTGCCGCGCCGCGAGCAATGGGACCGGCACCACGAAGGTGGCCGGGCCGCGCTTCGAGATGTCCTCGGCCACCACGGGGTCGAGGCGGCCGTCACCGTGGACCCGGAGCATGGGTATCTCTGCTTGCTCGACGATGCGGGGTGTCGCCTTCCCTGGTTCGCCAACGTGTCGCACACCGCCGGCCTCGCGGTTGCGGTGCTCGCGTCGTCGCCGGTCGGTGTCGATGTCGAGCGAGTGGACCGCGATCCGACGCGGGCGGTCGCGCGCTTCTTGAGCAGACGCGATCGAGAACGCCTCGCGCGCTTCTGCCCTCACGATGTGACGGGAGAGCTGGTGCTATGGACGGGAAAGGAAGCGAGTCTCGGTATCACTCGGCGTCACTCTTGA